One Vibrio sp. 16 genomic window carries:
- a CDS encoding YjaG family protein, which produces MLQNPLQLRLEKFEPWKQITFMACLCERMYPNYAMFCQTTEFAEARIYRDILDSIWEQLTVKTAKVNFERQLEKLEEIIPSSEDFDFYGVYPAIDACVGLSTLIHGLLDRDYLYENMQKLSQQSVMTVAQLEEAQTGEEITNENQKDNEAVCAEWDVQWAIFRPLKDAQERDIELIKDLRAELKDEGVSNIGIAV; this is translated from the coding sequence ATGCTACAGAATCCTCTTCAACTTCGCCTTGAGAAGTTTGAACCCTGGAAACAGATTACCTTTATGGCGTGTCTATGTGAACGCATGTATCCAAACTATGCCATGTTTTGCCAAACGACAGAGTTTGCTGAAGCAAGAATTTACCGCGATATCCTAGATAGCATCTGGGAGCAACTGACGGTGAAGACCGCTAAAGTGAATTTTGAGCGCCAGCTTGAAAAGTTAGAAGAGATCATTCCTAGCTCTGAGGATTTTGATTTTTACGGTGTTTACCCGGCCATTGATGCGTGTGTAGGTTTGTCGACACTTATTCATGGCTTGCTGGATCGCGATTACTTGTATGAAAACATGCAAAAACTCAGTCAACAATCGGTGATGACGGTAGCACAGCTAGAAGAAGCTCAAACGGGCGAAGAAATTACCAACGAGAATCAAAAAGATAATGAAGCTGTTTGTGCTGAGTGGGACGTGCAGTGGGCCATCTTTCGTCCGTTGAAGGATGCGCAAGAGCGTGATATTGAGTTGATCAAAGACCTGCGCGCTGAGCTTAAAGATGAAGGCGTGAGTAATATCGGTATTGCGGTGTAG
- the purD gene encoding phosphoribosylamine--glycine ligase codes for MRVLIIGAGGREHALGWKAAQNPNVETVFVAPGNAGTALEPKLENVNIGVEAISELVSFAQEKKIELTIVGPEAPLVIGVVDAFREAGLPIFGPTEAAAQLEGSKAFTKDFLARHKIPTGAYANFTEIEPALAYVREQGAPIVVKADGLAAGKGVIVAMTLEEAEDAIKDMLAGNAFGEAGSRVVIEEFLEGEEASFIVMVDGKSVLPMATSQDHKRVGDKDTGPNTGGMGAYSPAPVVTPEIHERILEEVIYPTVRGMDAEGAPYTGFLYAGLMIDKDGTPKVIEYNCRFGDPETQPIMMRMESDLVELCLMAIDEKLDEAESKWDPRASIGVVLAAGGYPADYAKGDVISLPTEQADDQKIFHAGTANNAAGEVVTNGGRVLCATALGNSVSEAQEKAYALAKQVSWNGMFHRNDIGYRAIAREQEK; via the coding sequence ATGCGAGTTTTAATTATTGGTGCTGGCGGTCGTGAGCACGCGTTAGGCTGGAAAGCAGCACAAAACCCAAATGTTGAGACAGTATTCGTTGCACCTGGTAATGCAGGCACAGCGCTTGAGCCAAAGCTTGAGAATGTAAACATCGGCGTTGAAGCCATCTCTGAGCTGGTTTCTTTCGCTCAAGAGAAGAAAATCGAGCTAACGATTGTTGGCCCTGAAGCACCACTAGTTATCGGTGTGGTTGATGCTTTCCGTGAAGCGGGCCTTCCAATCTTTGGCCCTACAGAAGCCGCTGCACAGCTTGAAGGCTCAAAAGCATTCACTAAAGACTTCTTAGCTCGTCACAAGATCCCGACAGGCGCTTACGCAAACTTCACTGAAATTGAGCCAGCTCTGGCTTATGTTCGTGAACAAGGCGCTCCAATCGTAGTAAAAGCTGACGGCCTTGCTGCAGGTAAAGGCGTTATCGTTGCGATGACTCTTGAAGAAGCAGAAGATGCAATCAAAGACATGCTGGCTGGCAACGCGTTTGGCGAAGCAGGCAGCCGCGTGGTTATCGAAGAATTCCTTGAAGGTGAAGAAGCGAGTTTCATCGTAATGGTCGATGGCAAAAGCGTTCTACCAATGGCCACCAGCCAAGACCACAAACGTGTCGGCGACAAAGATACTGGCCCTAACACTGGCGGCATGGGTGCATACTCTCCTGCTCCTGTTGTTACACCTGAAATCCATGAACGTATTCTTGAAGAAGTTATCTACCCAACGGTACGTGGTATGGACGCTGAAGGAGCGCCATACACAGGCTTCCTATACGCAGGTCTTATGATTGACAAAGACGGCACGCCGAAAGTAATCGAGTACAACTGCCGCTTCGGTGACCCAGAAACACAACCTATCATGATGCGTATGGAGTCTGACCTTGTTGAGCTATGCTTGATGGCTATCGATGAGAAACTCGATGAAGCAGAGTCTAAATGGGATCCTCGCGCGTCTATCGGCGTTGTCCTCGCTGCTGGCGGTTACCCTGCTGACTATGCAAAAGGCGATGTAATTTCACTACCAACTGAACAAGCTGACGATCAGAAGATCTTCCACGCTGGTACCGCAAATAACGCTGCGGGTGAAGTTGTGACTAATGGCGGTCGTGTACTGTGTGCAACAGCACTAGGTAATAGCGTCTCAGAAGCGCAAGAGAAAGCTTACGCACTGGCTAAGCAGGTTAGCTGGAATGGTATGTTCCACCGCAACGACATCGGCTACCGTGCAATTGCACGTGAGCAAGAGAAGTAG
- the hupA gene encoding nucleoid-associated protein HU-alpha, giving the protein MNKTQLIDFIAEKADLSKAQAKAALEATLDGVTDALKEGDQVQLIGFGTFKVNHRAARTGRNPKTGEEIQIAAANVPAFVSGKALKDAVK; this is encoded by the coding sequence ATGAACAAGACCCAATTAATCGACTTTATCGCAGAGAAAGCAGACCTATCTAAAGCGCAAGCTAAAGCTGCTCTTGAAGCAACTCTTGATGGTGTGACTGATGCACTTAAAGAGGGTGACCAAGTTCAACTAATTGGTTTTGGTACATTCAAAGTTAACCACCGTGCAGCTCGTACTGGTCGTAACCCAAAGACTGGTGAAGAGATCCAAATCGCTGCAGCAAACGTTCCTGCGTTTGTATCAGGTAAAGCGCTGAAAGACGCCGTAAAATAA
- a CDS encoding GGDEF domain-containing protein: MIDMQREEWLQLLLNELPEQLFVLDQYGQFVEGFGGTFHATRLDTSKTSSLSTTLSKPKAEELLQALNSVLKSQKPSVIQYAISPLDCQQLSIEELDQLHGEAWFEATIKPLCTLAGRQYVLWQERDITDAHQREQTLKRLSETDELTKVLNRRAFMLELDQAFMAARQAKEHVSCLMIDIDHFKEINDQVGHLSGDEVIAHVARICQQQIRSSDAIGRLGGEEFGIMLSKIGAIQAYDIAERIRESIETTPCEVDGKLIFPTVSIGIAEADDTLSDVKTLLVQADKAMYYSKHTGRNQVTIYYANLPNMKIDSDSNKTKILIAS, from the coding sequence ATGATTGATATGCAACGGGAAGAATGGCTTCAGCTATTGCTGAATGAGCTCCCCGAACAGCTATTTGTACTCGATCAATATGGTCAATTTGTCGAAGGGTTTGGTGGTACGTTCCACGCAACTCGCCTAGATACGTCAAAGACAAGCTCTCTGAGCACAACTCTAAGCAAGCCTAAAGCAGAAGAATTACTGCAAGCACTCAACAGTGTCCTTAAATCTCAGAAACCAAGCGTCATTCAATACGCCATTTCGCCTCTCGACTGCCAACAGCTCTCAATTGAAGAGTTGGATCAACTGCATGGTGAAGCCTGGTTTGAAGCAACAATCAAGCCGCTTTGCACGCTTGCAGGTAGGCAATATGTTTTGTGGCAAGAACGAGATATCACCGATGCTCATCAGCGTGAGCAAACTTTAAAGCGTCTCTCTGAAACGGATGAACTGACTAAGGTTCTCAACCGCAGAGCTTTCATGTTAGAGCTCGATCAAGCCTTTATGGCAGCCAGACAAGCTAAAGAGCACGTCAGTTGCTTGATGATCGACATCGACCATTTTAAAGAGATCAATGATCAAGTGGGTCACTTGTCGGGAGATGAGGTGATCGCTCACGTCGCACGCATCTGCCAACAGCAGATTCGTTCTAGCGATGCTATTGGCCGATTAGGAGGAGAAGAGTTTGGCATCATGCTCAGCAAGATTGGCGCAATTCAAGCCTATGATATTGCTGAACGTATTCGTGAATCGATCGAAACGACGCCTTGTGAAGTAGACGGCAAACTGATCTTCCCTACCGTCAGTATTGGTATTGCCGAAGCTGACGACACGCTTTCTGATGTCAAAACCTTGTTGGTTCAAGCAGACAAAGCCATGTACTACTCCAAGCATACTGGCCGCAATCAGGTCACGATCTATTATGCCAACCTGCCCAATATGAAAATCGACTCGGACAGCAATAAAACCAAAATCCTTATCGCTTCTTAA
- the purH gene encoding bifunctional phosphoribosylaminoimidazolecarboxamide formyltransferase/IMP cyclohydrolase, translating into MSNARPIRRALISVSDKTGIVEFAQALAERGVDILSTGGTARLLAEKGISVTEVSDYTGFPEMMDGRVKTLHPKVHGGVLGRRGQDDDVMEKHGINPIDMVVVNLYPFAETVAKEGCTLADAVENIDIGGPTMVRSAAKNHKDVTIVVNAHDYDRVIAEMDANDKSLTLDTRFDLAIAAFEHTASYDGMIANYFGTMVPSYGENKEGDEESKFPRTFNQQFEKKQDMRYGENSHQAAAFYVESNPEEASVSTARQIQGKALSYNNIADTDAALECVKEFDEPACVIVKHANPCGVALGKDILEAYDRAYQTDPTSAFGGIIAFNRELDAATASAIVERQFVEVIIAPSVSAEAVEVVSAKKNVRLLECGEWTTKTTGFDVKRVNGGLLVQDRDQGMVTLDDLKVVSKRQPTEEELKDALFCWKVAKYVKSNAIVYSKGDMTIGVGAGQMSRVYSAKIAGIKAADEGLQVEGCVMASDAFFPFRDGIDAAAEAGIKCVIQPGGSMRDDEVIAAADEHGMAMIFTGMRHFRH; encoded by the coding sequence ATGAGTAACGCTCGTCCTATTCGCCGCGCACTTATCAGCGTATCAGACAAAACTGGCATTGTAGAATTCGCTCAGGCACTCGCTGAACGCGGTGTCGATATTCTATCAACAGGTGGTACGGCTCGCCTACTGGCAGAAAAAGGCATCTCTGTAACGGAAGTCTCTGACTACACTGGCTTCCCTGAAATGATGGACGGCCGCGTTAAAACTCTACATCCTAAAGTTCATGGTGGTGTTCTAGGTCGCCGTGGTCAAGATGACGACGTAATGGAAAAGCACGGCATCAACCCAATCGACATGGTTGTAGTAAACCTTTACCCATTCGCAGAAACCGTTGCTAAAGAAGGCTGCACGCTAGCGGACGCGGTAGAGAACATCGACATCGGCGGCCCAACTATGGTTCGCTCTGCAGCGAAAAACCACAAAGATGTGACTATCGTGGTTAATGCACACGACTACGACCGTGTTATCGCTGAAATGGACGCAAACGACAAGTCTCTGACTCTAGACACTCGCTTCGACCTTGCTATCGCAGCATTTGAGCACACAGCCTCTTACGATGGCATGATTGCGAACTACTTCGGCACTATGGTTCCATCATACGGTGAGAACAAAGAGGGTGACGAAGAGTCTAAATTCCCACGTACTTTCAACCAGCAATTCGAGAAAAAGCAGGACATGCGCTACGGTGAAAATAGCCACCAAGCAGCCGCTTTCTACGTTGAATCAAACCCTGAAGAAGCATCAGTATCTACTGCTCGCCAAATCCAAGGTAAAGCTCTTTCTTACAACAACATCGCTGACACTGACGCAGCCCTTGAGTGTGTGAAAGAGTTCGACGAGCCCGCTTGTGTCATCGTTAAACACGCAAACCCATGTGGTGTAGCACTGGGTAAAGATATCCTAGAAGCTTACGACCGTGCTTACCAGACTGACCCAACGTCTGCATTTGGCGGCATCATCGCGTTCAACCGCGAACTTGATGCAGCAACAGCATCTGCGATTGTTGAGCGCCAATTCGTTGAAGTGATCATCGCCCCTTCTGTATCAGCTGAAGCCGTTGAAGTGGTTTCAGCTAAGAAGAACGTGCGTCTACTTGAGTGTGGCGAGTGGACAACTAAGACAACTGGCTTTGATGTGAAACGCGTGAATGGTGGTCTACTGGTTCAAGACCGTGACCAAGGCATGGTAACTCTCGATGACCTTAAAGTGGTATCTAAGCGTCAACCAACAGAAGAAGAGCTAAAAGATGCGCTATTCTGCTGGAAAGTTGCAAAATACGTGAAATCAAACGCAATTGTTTACTCGAAGGGTGACATGACAATCGGTGTAGGCGCAGGCCAAATGAGCCGTGTTTACTCTGCGAAAATCGCAGGCATCAAAGCTGCAGACGAAGGTCTACAAGTCGAAGGCTGTGTAATGGCATCAGATGCATTCTTCCCATTCCGCGACGGTATCGACGCGGCTGCAGAAGCGGGCATCAAGTGTGTGATTCAACCAGGCGGCTCTATGCGTGATGACGAAGTTATCGCAGCAGCAGATGAACACGGCATGGCGATGATCTTTACGGGTATGCGTCACTTCCGTCACTAA
- a CDS encoding tyrosine-type recombinase/integrase — protein sequence MGKLFDKNLKTVLNKSHSKGFVLTDGAGLGARVSEKGKVRWQYRYKIDGKSRRLDLGDYPALSLLKAREEAQQCREWLAQGYDPSHQRSLVRNETLKPVSVKDALEYWLVNYAEDNRANASKHRAQFQKHIYPYIGSLPLAQTETRHWVDCFARITKGIVGKQRPAPVAAGYVLQNAKQALRFCRVRQYAFNRALDDLTISDVGNKQQKKDRVLSVKELKDVWSLVTEEGLFDNQYYRNLLRILIIFGARTQEVRLSTWAEWDFEEMLWTVPKDHSKGGDKILRPIPKEIQSWLVKLKDGANKSEPILGEVKTPEAVSQYGRMLWKKMGHEDKWALHDLRRTMATRLNELGVAPHIVEQLLGHSLGGIMQIYNRSQYIPEKSAALTIWIEHLDILVGEHENVVPIRIANV from the coding sequence ATGGGTAAGCTATTCGATAAAAATCTAAAAACTGTCTTAAATAAGAGTCATTCGAAAGGTTTTGTATTGACTGATGGTGCAGGTTTAGGTGCGAGAGTATCTGAAAAAGGCAAAGTACGTTGGCAGTACCGGTATAAAATTGATGGAAAGAGCCGTCGGCTGGATCTTGGTGACTATCCAGCTCTCTCTTTATTGAAAGCAAGAGAAGAAGCTCAGCAGTGTCGAGAGTGGTTAGCTCAAGGCTATGACCCGAGCCACCAGCGCTCGCTTGTTCGCAATGAAACTCTAAAACCTGTTTCCGTAAAAGATGCCTTAGAGTATTGGTTAGTTAACTATGCTGAAGATAATCGCGCGAATGCCTCAAAGCATAGAGCTCAGTTTCAAAAACATATTTACCCATACATAGGCTCATTACCTTTGGCGCAAACGGAAACACGCCACTGGGTTGATTGCTTTGCTCGAATTACTAAGGGAATTGTAGGTAAGCAACGGCCTGCTCCTGTCGCTGCTGGTTATGTGTTACAGAATGCGAAGCAAGCGTTGAGGTTTTGTCGTGTTCGTCAGTATGCTTTTAATCGAGCTTTGGACGATTTAACTATTTCTGATGTTGGTAACAAACAGCAGAAAAAAGACCGTGTATTGTCGGTTAAAGAATTGAAAGACGTTTGGTCTCTAGTGACCGAAGAGGGGCTGTTTGATAATCAGTATTATCGTAATTTATTGAGGATATTGATTATTTTTGGTGCTAGGACGCAGGAGGTTCGCCTCTCAACTTGGGCTGAGTGGGACTTTGAAGAGATGCTATGGACTGTGCCAAAAGATCACAGCAAAGGTGGAGATAAGATACTTCGTCCAATACCTAAAGAGATTCAATCGTGGTTAGTTAAACTTAAAGATGGGGCAAACAAATCAGAACCTATTTTAGGTGAAGTAAAAACACCTGAAGCAGTTAGTCAATATGGACGCATGCTTTGGAAAAAAATGGGACATGAAGATAAGTGGGCTTTACATGATCTACGAAGAACGATGGCTACTCGACTGAATGAATTAGGTGTTGCACCTCATATTGTTGAGCAACTACTAGGTCATAGTTTAGGAGGGATTATGCAAATTTATAACCGCAGTCAATATATCCCTGAAAAGTCAGCAGCGTTGACTATTTGGATAGAGCATTTGGATATACTAGTTGGTGAGCATGAAAACGTAGTGCCAATCAGGATTGCAAATGTCTAA
- the zntR gene encoding Zn(2+)-responsive transcriptional regulator: MFQIGELAKRCGVTADTLRFYEKNQLINPAGRSESGYRLYNEENQRQVSFILKAKDLGLSLDEIKELLEIKLEATEHSCAEVKAITTAKLRLIDEKIRELTRIRSALRKINDACCGHVDDDASHCSILGALADDERHSESCCDEVAQVKKR; this comes from the coding sequence ATGTTTCAGATTGGTGAATTGGCGAAACGCTGCGGTGTGACTGCAGATACGCTTCGGTTTTATGAGAAAAATCAGCTAATAAACCCCGCAGGCCGCAGTGAGTCGGGCTATCGCTTGTACAATGAGGAAAACCAGCGGCAAGTCAGCTTCATCTTGAAAGCAAAAGATTTAGGCTTGAGTTTGGATGAAATTAAAGAGCTTTTAGAGATAAAACTCGAGGCAACCGAGCACAGTTGTGCTGAGGTAAAAGCGATCACTACGGCTAAATTGAGGCTGATTGATGAGAAGATCCGTGAATTGACCAGAATTCGCAGTGCGTTACGGAAGATAAATGATGCTTGCTGCGGCCACGTAGATGATGATGCGAGTCATTGCTCGATACTTGGTGCGTTGGCGGACGATGAGCGACACAGCGAATCGTGCTGTGATGAGGTGGCTCAAGTTAAGAAGCGATAA
- a CDS encoding DUF1481 domain-containing protein gives MKKILLSSLVGVLVTGCSSGPSTANLEQFSEYTGGRSMGDATSLYWYTERLSNPFTAADYVTAGDYGWYKTSYRWSEVQLRELVREGEQRNDDQELVSYRIHVRFNKNGEAVYQQYRLDGRVLPVSRDKLAWLKQEALDIATISKQQEKDGLELIQGYWDGSTFETCSENNYSTIEFNQTLPSFVVDRLSSVDNYIALLGSTRGSKVTVKELLMLAEDSQDCIERPNLIEE, from the coding sequence ATGAAGAAAATTTTATTGTCATCACTGGTTGGCGTTCTTGTGACTGGTTGTTCATCCGGTCCGTCAACGGCAAACCTTGAACAGTTCTCTGAATATACCGGTGGGCGCTCTATGGGCGACGCCACTAGCCTATATTGGTACACAGAGCGGCTTTCTAATCCATTTACTGCAGCAGACTATGTTACGGCAGGCGATTATGGCTGGTATAAAACCAGTTACCGTTGGTCAGAAGTGCAGTTGCGCGAACTGGTGCGTGAAGGTGAGCAACGTAACGATGACCAAGAGTTGGTGTCGTACCGAATTCATGTGCGTTTTAACAAAAATGGTGAGGCGGTTTATCAGCAGTATCGATTAGATGGACGAGTATTGCCCGTCAGTCGTGATAAGTTGGCATGGCTGAAACAAGAAGCGCTTGATATCGCAACCATTAGTAAGCAGCAGGAAAAAGATGGCCTTGAGCTTATCCAAGGGTATTGGGATGGCAGTACTTTTGAAACCTGTTCAGAGAATAACTACTCAACGATCGAGTTCAACCAGACTTTGCCTAGCTTCGTTGTTGATCGTTTGTCTTCAGTCGACAACTACATAGCGCTTTTAGGCTCAACTCGCGGAAGCAAAGTGACGGTCAAAGAGCTCTTGATGCTGGCGGAAGACAGCCAAGATTGTATTGAGCGTCCGAATTTAATTGAAGAATAA
- a CDS encoding CNNM domain-containing protein translates to MFLLALYVSVAIGVSFVCSVLEAVLLSISPSYIAQLRQQGHPAADALTKLKTDIDRPLASILTLNTIAHTIGAAIAGAQAAAVFGSQWLGVFSAVLTFAVLLLSEIVPKTIGATYWRQLAPTAATTLRWMVWALTPFVWFSEQITKRLASGHEAPKMRDELSAMAILAKESGEFAEGETKILNNLLGIQDVPVTQVMTPRPVVFRVDAEMSINQFLSEYRDTPFSRPLVYSQSTDNIIGFVHRLELFKLQQSGCGEKQLGSVMRPVHVLLNTIVLPKAFEQMMANRLQLAMIVDEYGTVQGILTLEDIFEHLVGEEIVDEADRTTDMQELAFERWEKWKERHGVIENRDDDDDESDDQNSKKEDY, encoded by the coding sequence ATGTTTCTGCTAGCTCTATACGTCTCTGTTGCCATTGGCGTATCGTTTGTTTGCTCTGTGTTAGAGGCGGTGCTTCTAAGTATTTCACCTAGCTATATTGCTCAATTGCGCCAGCAAGGGCACCCTGCGGCAGACGCTTTAACCAAGCTCAAAACCGACATCGACCGACCACTGGCCTCAATCTTAACCCTGAATACTATTGCTCATACCATTGGTGCAGCGATTGCTGGTGCACAGGCAGCAGCTGTATTTGGTAGCCAGTGGTTAGGGGTTTTCTCTGCGGTCCTGACGTTTGCTGTCTTACTCCTGTCTGAAATCGTGCCAAAAACGATAGGTGCAACGTACTGGCGTCAACTCGCGCCTACAGCCGCGACCACATTGCGTTGGATGGTATGGGCGCTGACTCCCTTTGTCTGGTTTTCCGAACAAATCACCAAACGCTTGGCTAGCGGTCATGAAGCGCCAAAAATGCGCGACGAGCTGTCTGCGATGGCAATTCTAGCCAAGGAGAGCGGTGAGTTTGCAGAGGGTGAAACCAAAATCCTAAACAATCTATTGGGCATCCAAGATGTCCCTGTGACACAAGTAATGACACCTCGCCCTGTCGTTTTCCGAGTTGACGCAGAGATGAGTATCAACCAATTCTTGAGCGAGTATCGCGATACACCATTCTCACGACCTTTGGTTTACAGTCAGTCAACAGACAACATCATTGGCTTTGTACACCGTTTGGAACTGTTCAAGCTACAACAAAGCGGCTGTGGTGAAAAACAACTTGGTTCGGTGATGCGTCCAGTGCATGTGCTACTGAATACGATTGTGCTACCGAAAGCGTTCGAACAGATGATGGCGAACCGTTTGCAGTTGGCGATGATTGTCGATGAATATGGTACGGTTCAAGGTATATTGACCCTAGAAGATATTTTCGAACACTTAGTCGGAGAAGAAATTGTCGACGAAGCCGATCGCACCACAGATATGCAAGAGCTGGCTTTTGAGCGTTGGGAAAAGTGGAAAGAGCGCCACGGGGTAATCGAGAATCGTGACGACGATGATGACGAGTCGGACGACCAAAACTCGAAGAAAGAAGACTACTAA
- a CDS encoding RNA-binding domain-containing protein, with translation MTTSIQDIIDLQILAESSEIEFKLAGGKNGKGQLPKDFWSSYSAMANGRGGWVILGVKETDREFTPVGVTDIEKVRTDLFNQLSDRDRVSVNLLSEEDVQVVVMDGKDVLAIHIPPATRKQKPVYLGKNPMGGKTYVRLHEGDRVCDEETVKRMLAEQLNDSRDNEVLSEHYSFDDDIDVTTLNAYRNLLASHNPDHPFLSSDLFDFFKQIGGWRKDRETGKQGITVAGILMFGTWDAITSVHPDYFVDYQERPEAKTELRWIDRVHYDGTWSGNLFDFYRKVYQRLTADLKVPFKLEDGQRRNNTPVHIALREALINSLVHADFTVRVPLLIVKRPDLFGFRNPGLMRIPLEDVIDGGLSDCRNQTLQKMFLLIGLSERAGSGIPKIYSGWNDAKWRKPKFTERQSPDQTILELSTAGLIPQETMEQLHAIFGDDFYSLDELETKIVVSAAVEGWINHERACELTEKHTREVTLILPRLVNKNFLVAAGESKHKYYTLPGVNNIPTPDNVFAASALPEKVVPNIDLDITHSDDNITHNDDNITHSDDNITHNDDNITHSDDNITHKSSNTTHNEDTKPRDQHGRLLSELLSKPIIDDLEQLQQDFYEELSSLASPVKAKSRTSKEQMKEVIAELCTGHFIEVAQLASLLGRTNQSIRQNYLKSMVEDGVLELAFPQSPRTPRQAYSTK, from the coding sequence ATGACCACTTCCATCCAAGATATTATCGACTTACAAATACTGGCGGAGTCCTCTGAGATCGAGTTTAAACTTGCAGGTGGCAAAAATGGTAAGGGGCAACTACCCAAAGACTTTTGGTCTAGTTATTCCGCAATGGCAAATGGTCGAGGTGGTTGGGTAATACTTGGTGTAAAAGAGACAGACCGAGAGTTTACTCCTGTGGGTGTAACAGATATTGAGAAAGTCCGAACCGACCTTTTTAACCAGCTTAGTGATCGTGACAGAGTAAGTGTGAATCTACTCTCTGAGGAAGATGTTCAAGTTGTAGTAATGGATGGCAAAGATGTTCTCGCCATCCATATTCCACCTGCAACCCGAAAGCAAAAACCTGTTTATCTAGGAAAGAACCCTATGGGTGGCAAGACCTACGTTAGGCTCCATGAAGGCGATAGAGTCTGTGATGAAGAAACCGTTAAGCGTATGCTTGCTGAACAGCTCAATGATTCACGAGACAACGAGGTTCTATCTGAGCATTATTCCTTTGATGATGATATTGACGTTACAACACTTAATGCTTACCGAAATCTTTTAGCTTCCCACAACCCAGATCATCCATTTTTATCTTCAGATCTGTTTGATTTTTTTAAACAAATTGGCGGGTGGCGTAAAGACAGAGAAACGGGTAAACAAGGTATCACGGTAGCTGGTATTTTAATGTTTGGTACATGGGATGCGATTACCTCTGTACACCCTGACTACTTCGTTGATTATCAAGAAAGACCAGAAGCAAAAACAGAATTAAGATGGATTGACCGTGTTCATTACGACGGGACTTGGTCTGGAAACTTATTCGACTTCTATCGAAAGGTTTATCAACGCCTAACCGCTGATCTAAAAGTGCCATTCAAGCTAGAAGATGGCCAGCGAAGAAATAATACACCTGTTCACATCGCTTTGCGTGAAGCTCTTATCAATAGTCTCGTACACGCTGATTTTACTGTCCGTGTACCATTGCTAATAGTGAAGCGCCCGGATCTCTTTGGCTTTCGTAATCCGGGGTTAATGAGAATTCCCCTTGAAGATGTTATTGATGGTGGGCTGAGCGATTGCCGCAACCAAACACTACAAAAGATGTTTCTCTTAATAGGCCTCAGCGAACGAGCAGGCTCTGGAATACCTAAGATTTACAGTGGATGGAATGATGCCAAGTGGAGAAAGCCAAAATTTACTGAAAGGCAGTCACCTGATCAAACAATATTAGAGTTAAGCACTGCGGGGCTAATCCCACAGGAAACAATGGAGCAACTCCATGCTATTTTTGGCGATGACTTTTACTCGTTAGATGAACTTGAGACTAAAATCGTAGTCAGTGCCGCTGTAGAGGGGTGGATTAACCATGAACGAGCTTGTGAGCTAACTGAAAAGCACACCCGTGAAGTTACTCTAATCCTGCCTCGGCTTGTAAACAAAAACTTTTTAGTAGCGGCTGGAGAAAGCAAGCACAAGTACTACACCCTGCCCGGTGTAAACAACATTCCAACTCCAGATAATGTTTTTGCTGCCTCTGCACTACCAGAGAAAGTAGTGCCTAATATCGATTTAGACATAACGCATAGCGACGACAACATAACGCATAACGACGACAACATAACGCATAGCGACGACAACATAACGCATAACGACGACAACATAACGCATAGCGACGACAACATAACGCATAAAAGCAGCAACACAACGCACAACGAAGATACTAAACCAAGAGATCAACATGGTCGCCTGTTATCGGAACTACTGTCTAAACCGATCATTGATGACCTAGAGCAGCTTCAGCAAGACTTCTATGAGGAGTTAAGCAGCCTCGCTTCACCTGTGAAAGCAAAATCTAGAACATCAAAAGAGCAAATGAAGGAAGTCATTGCTGAACTGTGCACCGGGCATTTTATAGAAGTAGCGCAGCTCGCATCATTATTGGGTAGAACAAATCAAAGTATTAGACAGAACTACTTGAAGTCAATGGTAGAGGATGGTGTTTTAGAATTAGCGTTCCCACAATCACCGAGAACACCTCGTCAGGCGTACAGCACTAAATAG